The DNA region GTCCACTCGGCCCAGTGGTCGCCGTGGACGAGTTCCTCGGAGTCGTACATGTCCTTCGGGTGGAAGGGCAGCCGCCAGCTGCCGTCCGCGTTCTCCCGCAGCCGGTCGGCGAAGTACGGGGCGGCGGGGCCGAGTGCGGCGACCAGCTCGTCCCGGCTCGGCGCGTCGTACGGCAGGCCGAGCAGGAACGCCAGCGGGTGCGGGCCCTCCAGGCCGAGCACCAGCGGGGCCTCGATGTTGACGATCGCCTCGACCCGCTCGGGGTGCCTGGCGGCGAACTGGTAGGCGTTGATCCCGCCCAGCGAGTGGCCGAGCAGCACCGCCTTCGCCAGCCCGAGGTGGTCGAGCAGCGCCTCGACGTCGGCGAGGTAGCCCTCCCGCGAGTAGTCCGCCGCCCGCTCCGACTCGCCCTGACCGCGCTGGTCGGGCGCGATCACCCGCCAGTCGGCGCCGAGTTCACCCGCGAGCCGGGCCCACACGGCGCCCTCCGACAGGTGCCCGTGCAGGGCGACCAGCGGCCGGCCCGTCCCGCCGAAGTCCAGGTAGGACAGTCGGCGGCCGTCGATGGCCAGTTCATCGCGGACGGCTTCGGCAGTGCTGGCGGCGGCGTTGGTGGCGTCGTTCATTTCCGGTTCCCCCTTGTGGAGCGATTGACGTGATCACCATACTCGGAGTTAGCACGCACGTGCAAGACATTTGTTCAATACGAATGTACAAGACATATGTGCAATACGCTTGTCCAAGACACATGCGCAAGACATCCGTCCAAAGGAGCCGCCCGGATGCCCGACCACCCGCCGCACGACTGGACCGCCACCGAGCAGCGCCTCTGGCACGCCTACCGCCGCGGCGAACGGCTCGACCTGCGGGACGGCGCCCCGCAAGGCGCCGACGACCCGGCCCGCTCCGCCGACTGGCCGTCCGAACGCGCCGTCCGGGCCGAGGCATTGACCCACCTGCTGCTCCAGCCACCGCCCGCCGAAGCCGGCCGGATCGCCCGCCTCGACCTCCAGGGCGCCCGCATCACCGGCCGGCTCGACCTCACCGGCGCCCGGATCGGCGCCCCCGTGAAACTCAAGGACTGCGCCTTCGCCGAACGCGTCCTACTCGACTACGCCGAGATCACCTGGTGGAACCTCGACAGCGCCCACCTCCCCGGGCTGGACGCCGAAGGCCTGCGCGTCGACCTCTGGCTCGGCCTGCGGGACGCCACCGTCACCGACGAACTCTGGCTCCACGACGCCCGCATCACCGGTGGCCTCGACCTCAGCCGCACCACCCTGCGCGGGGACGACGGCTTCGCCCTGATGGGCAAGCAGATGACCATCGACGGCGGCCTGCGCGCCCAAGGCCTGCGTGCCGAAGGCGAGTTGCGGCTCTCCCGGGCCCGCATCACCGGCACCCTCGACCTCACCGGCGCGCTCCTCACCGCCACCGACGGCGGCGCCGCCGACCTCGAGGACCTGCACGCCCGCCGGGTGCTCCTCGGCCTCCACCCCGACTCCACCGG from Kitasatospora cathayae includes:
- a CDS encoding alpha/beta fold hydrolase, which encodes MNDATNAAASTAEAVRDELAIDGRRLSYLDFGGTGRPLVALHGHLSEGAVWARLAGELGADWRVIAPDQRGQGESERAADYSREGYLADVEALLDHLGLAKAVLLGHSLGGINAYQFAARHPERVEAIVNIEAPLVLGLEGPHPLAFLLGLPYDAPSRDELVAALGPAAPYFADRLRENADGSWRLPFHPKDMYDSEELVHGDHWAEWTATDCPALLVRGTEGVIPAEQAAEAVTRRPGTVAVELAGDHLLPIGAADELAAVVREFLAKL